CGGTAGTTGACGAGGTGCCGGGCCAGTTCGGGCTGCGTGTGGTCGAAGAACGGCAGCATGAAAATCTCCGTGTCCCAGAAGATCGCCCCCTTGTAAACCTGACCGGAAAGGCCCCGTGCGGGAATGGAGGCACGGTCGTCGGTCGGGCAGGCGATGAGCAGATGATAGATGGAGTAGCGCAGGGCGAGTTGGGCGTCTTCGTCCCCCTCTATGCGCACGTCGCTGTTGCGCCAGCGTTTTTCCCAACAGCGGACATGGCTCTCAAGCAGGCTTTCGTAGCCGGTGGTGGCCGCGTTTGTGACCGTGTCCGCCGCCGAGGCTGCGGGAGCTTCGGTGTCGGCACCGGTATGCAGCCCAATGTATTTGGTAAAAGTGAAGGTATCGCCTGCTCTGGCCTGCAGCCGGTAACGGTGGTACACCGATTGTGGACCCGCGGCGAACTCTGGAGCGGGAAGCTTCTCCCCGTGGACGACGGCAGCGGTGGTCACAGGGATGGCAAGCTCGCCGGTCTGGGCGTCGAGGGTGAGCATCCCCTCGATTTGGGCCGCACGGAAGTCTTTCAGGTGCGGGCCGTTGATGTCCCAGATGTCTCCGTCGATGCCGGTTTCGATAAGCAGTTCGCAGTCTTCCTGAGTGTTTACGCTGAAACGCAACACGCCCAGGTGTTTGTTTTCCAGACTGAGGAAACGGCTCGAGGCGAGGGTGATTTCGTTACCGCCGCTCAGGCGCAGACGTGTCTGGCGGTAGTGGACGGCCTTGTCGAGTTCGAGCCACTGGCGGTGGCTGACAATACTTGCCGTGAGCGTGGAGCAGGCTTCTCCATTCGCGCTGACTTTGACCCCGAAGGCGGCAGGGGCATTGACTGGCTCGCGCCATTTGTCACCGTCCCGGTCGTAGAGGCCGGAAATGGTACAAGCCGCCAGTTCGGCGGGGCCGTGCTCCTCCAGAGTGCCGCGCAGGCCGAGGTAGCCGTTGCCGATGAGGAACTTGTTTCCGTTCTTTTCAACGTCGTTGGCGCTGTAGGCTTCGTCGCTGACCGACCACGGATTACTGGGAGAGGAAAGGGAGGCGCTCATGGAAAGGAGAATGGGATGGAACCTGAATAAAGGGGAAGTGAATCTGTTGCGGCTAGTGTTGAGTATAGCCAGAACATGCCCGTTTAAAAGCGTGCTCACAAGTGTCTAGTGGTATCCACCCCGGTAAATGGGCTGAACGATTTGGTAACGGTTTGCGAATTACGCAAATACGTATATATAGTGAGACATGTTTGCTGCCCCCGGAAACATAATGCCCTTACCGGATCGGATAGGACAGCTACCGTTATCTACCATTGTTGAATCTTTCGTCTCGCTGTATGGCCGTTATAAATTCGTAGCTATAAGGTTTTTTCCAGCCCCCACCTGGTTCGTTGTTCTGTCCGCAGGAAAGAAACATTTTGGATAACAACCGGAAACCTCTTTAATCCCCGAACCGTCACTGAAACATCCATCCCGTCATGCTTTATACAGAAGTCAAATACATGCCTGAACGCAGCAAGACGTTCCTTGGCAGCCCGTCTGTTGTCCGTCTCGAAGATGGCTCGCTGGTCGCCTCGCACGATTATTTCTACGCCGAGAGCGATGGCTTCGATGATGGCCTGATGCGCATGTGCAGCGTCTATCGTTCGGAAGATGACGGGGCGAGTTGGCAGAATTGCTCGCAACTGATCGGCGCTTTCTGGAGTTCGTTATTTCTCTATGAGGGAGCCCTCTACATGCTCGGGTGTGACCGTCGCTACGGCTCGATTGTCATCCGTCGCAGTGACGATGGTGGCTTCTCCTGGACCTTCCCGCTCGACGCCGACCGTGGCCTGCTTTTCCAGGGAGGCAAGGCGGCGGAGCCACCGAACTACCACTGTGCGCCGACGCCGGTACTTGTCCACGAGGGGCGGATTTACCGCGCTTACGAAGATAATGTGACGGCGCTCTGGCCCTCCGGTTTTCAGGCCTTTGTCATTTCCGCTGAGGTTGGCTCCGACCTGCTCAAGGCTTCAAGTTGGACGATGAGCAACAAGGTGCCCTTCGATCCCACCCGCGTTCCCTCGGATTGGGGCGAAACCGGTCCCGGCTTCCTCGAAGGTAACATGGTCGCCGGTCCCGACGGGCAGCTCTGGAATATCCTGCGCATGAGCACGGAGCCGCATTCGGATTACGCCGCCATGGTCAAGGTCTCCGCTGACGGCCGGGAACTGAGCTTCGATTACGACAGGGACATCATTCGCCTGCCCGGCGGCACCCATAAGTTCACCATCCGGCGCGATCCGGTGAGCGGACTTTACTTCACCCTTGGCAATAACAACACCGTCCCCGGTAAGGCCAGCCAGCGTAACGTGCTTTCGCTTGCGGCCTCACGCGACCTGCGGGAGTGGAAGATCCTCAAGCCCATGATCGTAGACGAATCCGGCCTGAGCCAGGAGGATTCCTTGCGCCTGACCGGTTTTCAATACGCGGACTGGCAGTTCGACGGGGACGATATTATCGCGCTTGTGCGCACGGCTTGGCGCGGCGCGGTACGTTTTCACGATTCCAACCGGATCACCTACCATCAGTTTAAAAATTTCCGTCGCCTATGCGCGGGCATGGAGATTTGAGGACGCCGCGGACTGAATCTTTGTTTCGCTTTAATCAGGATTACGCCCCATGACCCCCGACCAGAACCGGACCCAGCCAAACATCCTGCTGATCATGACCGACCAGCAGCGTTGGGACAGCCTCTCGTGCTACGGCTGCAAAGCCATCGAAACACCGAATCTCGACCGGCTTGCCGGGGAGGGAATGCGCTTTGACCGTTGCTACTGCTCGAACCCGATCTGCACGCCCTCGCGGGCCAGTTTGATGACCGGGCAACCGGTTCCGGTGCATACGGTTGAGCGCCTCTACGACGTGCTTCCGCCGCAGACGCCGTTATTTCCGGTTTACCTGCGGGAGCAGGGCTACCAGACCGCGCTTTTCGGGAAACTCCACGTCAGTGCGATCCGCCACGAGCTTGAGAACCGCAAGCCCAACGATGGCTTTGACGTGTACGAATGGTGTCCCGAGCCGAGCCTCCTGCTGGATCATCCGGAGCAGGCTTACGGACGCTGGCTGGAGCGTGAGCACCCGGCGTTTTACCGCGAATTACTGGCGAACGGACGCCAGGTCCAGGATGTGCCCCGCGAGTGTCACATGACGCATTGGGCCGCCGGGCGGACGATTGACTATCTGCGCAACCGCGACAAAGAGCGTCCGTTTTTTTGTAAAATGAGCGTCTTCGATCCGCATAATCCCTACCGCGACTATCCGGGCGAGTTCAGGGAAAAAGTGGATGCGGAGAAAATACCGCCGGCGATTACGGATAAAGTTGAAATCTCAGCTTTACCCGAGGCTGTCCGGCGCGAGCATGAGCACGGCTACATGCTGGCGGGCACCACGAAGGGCCCAGCCTGGGGCGGGAAAAAAGGCACCACCGAGCCTCCCGAACGCGCGCCGGTGGAGAGCTTTTATACGGATGAAGCTATCCGCCGTGACCGTGTTGATTACCTGGCGTCGATCGCGCTTCTCGACGCCGAAGTCGGCCGTGTGCTTGACGCGCTTGACGACGAGGGCTTGAAGGAAAATACGCTGGTTGTCTTTTGCAGCGATCACGGGGACATGCTCGGCGACCACAGCCTGTTGGCCAAGGGTGCCTACTTCTACGACCCGTCCGTGCGTGTGCCGCTGATTCTGCGCTGGCCGCAGCGTATTCGGCCCGAGACAGTCAGTGTGGCGCCGGTTCAATTGCATGACCTGACCGCGACACTCCTGCATGCCGCCGGGGTAGACCCCCAATGGCTGCGAGGAAACATGCCCGACTCTTTCGATCTGCTCGGAGCGCCCGGCGACCCCGTTCGCGAGGCCTGTATCTGTGTTTATCATGGGACGGGTATCTGCGACACGGGAAGCTATTTTGATCCGCCTATCTACGGAGCGATGATTTTCGACGGACGCTACAAGCTCAATCTCTACTTCCCCGAGGGGAAGCCGGAGCAGGGCTTCGACGGCCAGCTCTTCGACCTGTACAATGATCCCGGTGAGTGTGACAACCTCTGGGGAGAATCCGCCCACGAGTCGAAGCGGGAGGCCCTCCGGTTGCGCCTATTGGCCTGGTATCGGGAACACCCTGCTTGCGCGGTTGCGCATTGAACGGAGGGTTTACGTTTAAGGAAAATTTCACGGGTATGCTTGTGGCAGGTCAGGCCGTTAGTGTCTTATCCGGTTGTGGTGAATCGCGGGTGTGGCAAGCGGTTTCGACGATTGGAAGGGCCATCTTAAGTCGCAGCCGAATGGTCTTGCCCGTACCTCTTTTGATTAAAATGAGTCCTGTCACTTGCGGATACATCTCTTATTTGGTATAATCTGGTCATGTCTCCGCTGGAAAGTTTCAGCCGCCTGCATGGCGGGAAGTTTACACGGCAGACCGGTTTGGAGCCTGAGCAGACCCGTGATTATTGGCTCATCATGGAATCATTTCATCCGCTATTTCCGGGATGGATCGGGCGTAGTCTCCAGATCGAACGAAACTGGGGCATGATGTTCCACGGACAGGAAGAGAAGCGCAGGACAATTACGACCTATGGACTGACCTATGTGTACGAAGGGGAGGGCGAGTACAGCGATGATTTGAACGAGCAGCCGATCCGTGTGCGTGCCGGTGACGTCATCTGTCTCTTTCCAGGGAAAAGGCATGCCTATCGTCCTCTGCCGGAGCAGACCTGGAACGAAATTCACATCGGTTTTTCCGGCCTGCTTTTCGACGCGTGGATGGGCACCGGGCTGCTGGATCCGGACCATCCGGTGCGCGGCCTGGCCAGCGAATCCAGGGACGTGGGTTATTGGCTGAAGCGTTTCCACGAGGTGGTCCTGCCGCTGGCCAAAGTCGGGGCCGAGCCCGCGCTCAGCGACAGTGGGCGACTGGTTGCCCTGATTGCCGAAATGTGCACGGCCTGGGGCTCTCCCAAACTGAGCGAAAATGTGGAATGGGCGGATAAGGCCCGGGCGGCTCTGATCTCACTTTCTCCGGAGGAGCCGCTTGATCTGGTCGTGCTCGGGCAGCGTTTCGGGCTCGGTGAACAGGCTTTCCGCAAAAAGTTCAAACGCCTGTGCGGGGTTACACCGACGGTGTTTCGCTCCCGCAATCTGGTTGAGCAGGCCTGTCACATGCTCATCACGAGCAACGCCTCGATTAAGGAAATCGCCTTCGAATGCGGCTTTGGCAGTCAGCCGTATTTCTCGCGTCGTTTTAAGCAAATCACCGGAGTTTCACCGGAAGAGTACCGGGCCCGGTCGGAGGTATAATAATGGTTATAGATGAGTGGATGAGTCGATATTCAAGCCCGGAGCGACGATTTTTTTATACCGTTTCGGACACGAGAGTCACCTTATCCTGTAAGGGTTTAAATTTGACCGAAAGATGGATGTGATGAACGTTTTTAGTCATTACAGGAAACGGCTAGTAGAGAAAGCCCCGCGTTTTAACCCCCCACGAAAACCCCAGCGGTTTGTGGCCAAATCCCACTTCAGTATGAAGCCTATCAACCCCTTGAGAAAAACCTTTTTTCACGCCTCGGCCCTGAGCCTGCTGATGCCGGTTAGCGCGCTGGCCATCTCCACCACCGTCTGGGACGGATCAGACGGTAATTGGGGGCAGGAGGCCCAGTGGAGCGACGGCATCCCGTCGGCGGCCAAGAATGTGAACATCCCTGCCGGGAAAGTGCAGCTCAATACCTACGCGACCGCACGGCTGTTCCTGATCGGGTGTGAGGCGGGCAAGAGCGCAAGCCTGGTCGTCGAGGAGGGCAGTACGCTTCAGGTGGGCTCAGCAGGAGCCTCCCGACTCGGTGCAGCGGATGGGAGCACCGGAGTGGTCACGCAAAACGGCGGCAGCGTTGTTATCGGTAATACTTTCTATGTCGGTGGTTTTCAGGCCAGCGGAAGTTCCAAGGCTACCTACACGCTCAAGGATGGGAGCCTGAAAGTCTATCGCGGAGACCTCGTGCTTGGGGGGAACAGGACCGGCTCGTCCGAATCGCTCTTTGAGCAGCGTGGCGGCGAAGCCGAACTGGGTGGCCTGAGCATCGGAGGCGAGCGCTACCTCGGAATGAAGGAATCCCCGGTCAACCAGGCGGAGTACGCGATTTATGGTGGCAAGCTTCAGGTAAACGGTGCGCTCAGCCTCGGCACCGAAGGGACGAATGGCAGCGGCGAGGCCAGCCCGGTGCTGAGTGTCCACAGCGGTGCGGTGGATGTTTTCGTGCGTGGCAGCCTGAACTTTTACGATCACAAGAAAAGTCACCCCACGCTCCGGTATGTTTTGACCGATTCAAAACCCGGACTTATCCGTGTGGCGACCAAAGGCGATGTTTCGCTCGGCGGAGCACTGGAAATCAACCTTCCGGGTGGAGTCGCAGTACTTTCTAGCTCCGAGCTTGGGCTGCTGCAGGCCGGAACAGGCAAGTTGGGCGGTAGTTTTACCACGCTTCCTTCGGCGGAACTGTGGAGCCTGAGCACGCCAACGGTCGGTCGGGATCGCAGTGAGCTTCGCCTTTCATTGGCTGAAAAGGCGCGAGTAGCCGAAGTCACTTCGTCACAGCCCGCGACTTTTGCCCCCAGCAAATCCGGCTATGCCGTCCTTGGGAATTTAACCGCGGGTGCCGCCTATGAGGTGACGCTGACGGTCGCCGCCGACGGCTCGGCCAATGCTGCCGACTGGGCCAAGTCCATTACCCGTCCGGGCATCACGGCCGAAGCGGGCGCGGGCGGGACGGTTGTCATTCGCGGGACTGCCGATGGTGAAACGCTTTATCTGGTATGGGATGTATCCGATATAGGAATATCTGTTGTTGGAGTGAGTCTTTAGAACTAACGTCCGTTAAATTGGAAGTCATGCCTTACGGGTTTTTAATTATAGATACATGATCCGGTTGCTATAAGACAATAATTGCCCCATTATACCGAACGAAAGGAGCCTGAAATGAAAAACGCTATCACAGAGCCCACTGGCAGGGCGAATGTGGATCTCGACGAGCTGGATGCGCGTCGCCGGAGGCGTGACATGGCAGCTCCCGGAAGAGCCAGGAATCAAATGGGATATTTGTCAGCCAGCACTGGTAACCCTGCGTCTGGTCTTCAGCGTCGTCTATTTAATTTTGCGTCCGAGAAGCGTCGTCGATGCCCGTTCCGGGCCTACCGGCTGCCATCGGACTGTCTCATACGCCAAAAGTTTCTCATAGTCCACGAAGGCTTACCAAATCGGATATGATACGGACATATTCCTGCAAACATTTCCGGTTGTAAGCTTGATGGTGTGAGAGCTATATTACCCCTAAACATAACCCAGAGATGCCCCTTATGGTTAATGGTATTACGGAAGTGACGCGAGTCGTGTCGGACCGTGAAAACCGCTATTGAGCGGGCTCTATTGCTTATCCTCAAACTCCAATACACCGAAAGGAATCGTGATCATGCGTCCATCCACAGCTAACTTCTCTCGCCCGGCTCTGCGTAGCCGTTTCGGACTCTTCGCCGCCATACTGGCGGGAGTCAGCCTCACCCCCGGCCTCTTTGCCGCTTCAACCTCTTGGACAGGAGCGGTTGACGATGATTGGACAAATGCAGGCAATTGGGATGGGGGACTGCCAACATCGGCTCTTGATACTATCATCCCTACCGGTGAGGTTGTATTGGACGGGACCGGGTCTACCCGGTTTGCGCGTCTGGGAACTGTCGCCGGAACCACCCAGCTCACCATTAACAGTGGAGCCTCGCTCACCAATGGGGGCGCCGGGGCGTTTGCTGCGGGGCTGACTTCTGGGGCGACGGTGGCCATCATCCAAAATGGCGGTTCTGTTGATATCAACAACTCCTTGTACCTCGGTGGTACAGGTTCAGCCAATGGTGGCGATGCCACCTACACCGTCTATGATGGGTTACTGGATGTCAGTGGTAGTCTTGGTATCGGCAATAGTTCCGGTGGCAGTACCACGACTTCCTTCATTCAGCAAGGCGGTGACGTGACACTGGGCAGCCTGGATATCGGGTCACGCCGCTATGGCGGTGGGGCTGTTAATGTAAACGATGCGACCTATGAAGTCAGTGGCGGCACCCTCGCGGTCACCGGGAACTGGAATCAGGGCCTGGATGAAGGTACAGGCAATGGACGGATTGAGTCCACTGGACACGTTATCGGTTCAAAGTCCACGATCTCCGTGGGAGGTAACATGGTGCTGAAGCAGAATACGCAAAGCTCGTCCACCCTGCGCTACACCCTCGACAATGGCGGGGTGAGCAAGATCAACCTCACTAACGGCGGTGCCGTGACGCTTGCCGGGACGCTGGAGACCGATCTCATGGGCGGCATGGTTCTGACTTCGGGTAACACCTTCTCGCTGATCGAAACCGCTGAGGGTGGCATCACCAATGGCTTTTCCACGCTGCCCGACAGCGAGCTGTGGAACGTCGAAGTCGTCAGCGTCGGTGGTGGGCGTGAGGCCTTGCAGTTGAGCCTTAATGCCGCCGCTCTCCAGGGGACGGTCGCTGCCGGCGGTTCCGCCGCTTTCGCCGCCACCGGTAAGGGCTACGTCGAACTGACCGGCCTAAGCACGGGATCGACGGTGAGCATCTATCTCAACGCCGACGCCGGCACGGGACTGACGATTGCCGATCTCGTGAATTACCTCGACCAGAACGGAATCGTAGCCTCCACCACGAGTGAAGGTGGCTACAATGTGCTGGTTTCCATCGCGGCTCCCGGCGAGACGGCCTACTACACCTGGGACCTTAGCGGGTTTAACGGTGACGCCACTATTTCCGGCCTGATGGTGATTCCCGAGCCGGCCTCGACGGCCGCTCTGGCCGGACTGGCCGTGCTCGCGGTGGCTTATCTGTTCCGCCGCAAGCGTCGTTAGTTTTTTCCTGGCATCGCCAGATTTAACCGTCTGGCGATGCTAAATCACCCTTAGGAATAACGTTTTTTTAATATCTCCAAAGAGACGAGTTTGCATACTCGTTTGCCGAGGAGGGGGAAGGGTGTTGTCCCGTTTGCGGATCCACACATTTCCCGACGAACCAGCCCTGACTACCAACAGGTGCAACGGCGTGTCGGCGGCGGGCTTTCGGTCCATCTTGCGCCAGCCGTTCCATGCGTACCCTTAACCATACTTATATGAAAAACAGGAGATCTACTTTTACTTTGATAGGCCGGGCGCTTTTGTTCGCCGGTCTGATGCCGGTTGCTTCCGCCCAAGTCGATATCTCGACGCTCGGGGTCAAACCAGGGGATGCGACCGACAACACCGAAAACCTCCAGCGCGTCCTGAACGAGGGACCGGGCATGCTATTTTTCCCAGCCGGAACTTACCGGACGGGCACAGTAGAAGTCCCTGCCAACCGTACGCTGATCTTCGACCCCGAGGCGGTCGTGCAGCCTGTAGCGGACAAGGTGAAGGATAAAAACCTCTTCGTCGTGACCGGTAATGACGTGCAATTCCGGGGGCTTCATTACGATTTTGCCGATGGGGGCAAGGATGTGAACGAGACTGCTGTCTGGAATCTGGTTTACGCCGACGGCGTGTCGAACCTGGTGGTCTCCGAGGCGGACGTTGGCAATACGGACGAGCGTGGTCTCGTGCCTCTGAAGGAGCGCAAGCGCCGCGGCCGCCTGCTCAACCGCGACGGTTCCGACCCGGCCAAGAAGTACAACCACAACGGCTACTACAACTCCCAGGTGCTGCTCTGGGTGGTCAACTGCCGCGATGTGGTGCTCGAGAATTCCAAAGGTTTCCGTTTGCACGCGATGCTGCATGCGACGTCTTCGGCTAACGTCACTGCCCGCGGCAACCATATGGTCAGCGGCAACTACATGACGAAGTTTCTGGAAGGTTCGGAAAACCTTCGCCACCACGATAACTGGTCCCGCGACGTGAAGTACCAGGTCTGCTGGTTTGGCGGTTCTCCTGACCCGTCGCGCAAGCCCTATCTGCCCCGCGGTTCCTCGACCGTGGCCAAGCGCGAGGTCAAGCCCGGCGAGTCCGGTTACAACCCCCACACCTCGGGTGCCTTTGACGTGCTCGTGCAGAACAACTACGCCGAGTATGGCAACACGCTGGCCTGGGGAAACAAGGGCCGCCAGGTCGTGATTGACAGCAATATCGCCCGCTTCATCTCGGACTACGCCTATGGCAGCGAAGGGGGCGAGAACCTGGTCTTCTCGAACAACATTTCGATCAACTCAACGGCGGGTGGTATCGTCTCGATGTACTGGGGCGAAAAGCTGCTCATCACCGGCAACCTGATTATGGTCCGCCATGAGCCGTGGGAAGAGGAGTGGAGCTGGTGGGACAGCCCCGCGAAGTACCTCGGGCCGTTCGTGCGCCTGCACCACGGCCCCTCCAACGAGGGCGATATGTACGGCTCCGGCACGGTCATGATTACCGGTAATCTCTTCTCCAACGAGCTCTCCACCCGCACGACGGATATCTCCATCCAGGCCGGACGCGACGTGACGGTGAGCGGCAACAAGTTCATCAACGGGCGCGTCAACAAGTTCGGCCCCGGTAAGGTCACGGTGATGGATAACGAGTTCGTCTCCCGCCTGGAGTATGATCCGCTCAGCGTGAATATCATGCCGCGCGGCTCGGATATGGTCATCGTCAAGGGCAATATCTTCCGCCAGGAGGCTCCGATTATGCCCACGGACGAGCAGCTCGCCTCCTCCGAGGCCAGCAAGGTGCCGTACTTCCTTTTCACCGATGACGATCCCAACGCCGAGGCTGAGGAGGGCGCTGTCACCGGCGACATGCCCGCGATCTCCATCGAGGCAAACGGGCCGTTCTTCGGGCTGGTGGAAGATAACGCGATTTACGGCTGGATTGACGCGATTTCCGGTCAGATCCGTTCGAATGTGGCCGGGGCTTCCATCCTCGTGCTGAAGAACACCACCGATGGTATCATCACCGTCGACTCCAGCAACCCGAAGTCCACTGCCCTGGTTGAGAACAACACGGAAATCCCGGCGGGGCTCATGCCGCAGTAACCGGAGCGATGTTTTTATAAGCTGAAAATACAGCAACAGCACACGAGGTAATGAGAGAACCATCAGCAACGACGGCCGGAGTCCGTGACAGAGAGTAACGAAAGCGACGCCCATCATGCATATCATTGACTGGTCAATCATGTTGCTTTCGATCGCCCTCGTCGCGGGCTTCGGGATCTTTACCCGGCGCTACATGCGCAGCGTGGCGGACTTTATGTCCGGCGGGCGTGTGGCCGGGCGTTATTTGCTGACGGTTTCCAAGGGCGAGATGCAGGCCGGGGCGGTCGTCTTTGTCGCAGTCTTCGAGATGATTGGGCAGGCAGGGTTCACCATCACCTGGTGGCAGTGGATTCAGGTCCCGGCCATGCTGGTGGTGGCGATCTCCGGCTTTGTCATCTACCGCTTCCGTGAGACGCGGGCGATGACGCTGGCTCAGTTTTTCGAATTGCGCTACAGCAAGTCGTTCCGTGTTTGCACTGGGGTCATGGGGTTTGTCGCCGGGGTGCTCAACTTCGGGATCATCCCCTCGGTCGGGGCACGTTTTTTTGTGTACTTCCTGGGGCTGCCGCCCGAGCTGGATCTGGGGTTCATGGCGCTGCCGACGTACATTCCGCTGATGGGCTTCTTCCTGTCGATCACGCTGCTGCTGACGATTTCCGGCGGCCTGATCACCGTCATGGTGACGGATTGTCTGGAGGGAATGCTTTCGCAGCTTTTCTATATCGTGATTATCGCGGCGCTGCTGCTGCTGTTTTCATGGGATGAAATCAGCACGGTGCTCGCCAGCCGCGAGGCCGGGCACTCGATGCTGAATCCCTTCGACGCCTCTTCGGTCAAGGACTTCAACGTCTGGTACGTGTTGATGACAATCCTGCTCGGCGTGTACGGCACGATGGCCTGGCAGAACGCCAGCTCGTATAATGCGGCGGCGTTGACGCCCCACGAGTCGCGGATGTCGGGCGTGCTCAGCCGCTGGCGCGAGTACGGGAAGGCCTCGGTCGTGACGCTGTTGGCCGTGTGCGGGTTGACCTTCCTCAACAACGCCGATTTCGCCACACAGGCGGCTCCGGCCATTCATGCTATCGATCAGATTGCGGACCCGCAGGTGCGCTCGCAGATGCAGATCCCGGTGGCGCTCTCGTACCTGCTCCCGCTCGGGATCAAGGGTGCGCTGTGCGCGGTGTTTCTGATGGGGATCTTCGGGGGTGACTCCACGCACTTGCATTCCTGGGGGAGCATTTTCGTGCAGGACGTGCTCGTGCCGCTGCGCAAGCGTCCCTTCGGGATGAAACAGCATATTCGCGTGCTGCGGCTGTCGATCACCGGGGTGGCCGTGTTCGCGTTTCTGTTCGGCTCACTTTTTAGACAAACTGAGTACATCATGATGTGGTGGCAGGTGACGACGGCGGTCTTTGTCGGAGGGGCCGGGGCTGCCGTGATCGGCGGGCTTTACTGGAAAAAAGGCACCACGGCGGGCGCCTGGTCCGCGTTGATCACGGGCTCGACCCTGTCGCTGAGCGGGATCCTGCTGCGGCAGATTCTCAAGGACGATTTCCCGCTGAACGGGATTCAGATTGGGTTTTTCACGGCGCTGATCGCGATTCTGGTGTACATCACCGTGTCGCTTATCACGTGCCGCGAAGACTACAACCTCGACCGCATGCTCCACCGGGGCAAATACGCTGCGGTCAAGGACAAGGTTGGTGATGCGGACCCGGTTCCGCCAAGGCGCAGGCTGAACTGGGGCCGTATCATCGGCTTCGACGGGAATTTCACCCTCGGGGACAAGTGGATCGCAGGCGGCTTGTTCGGATGGGGGATATTCTGGGCAATGGTTTGCATTACCGGTTCGATCTGGAATTGGGTCGCTCCCTGGCCGGTTCATGTCTGGTCCTCGTTCTGGCATGTGGTGGGCATCCTGATTCCGGT
The DNA window shown above is from Ruficoccus amylovorans and carries:
- a CDS encoding right-handed parallel beta-helix repeat-containing protein produces the protein MPVASAQVDISTLGVKPGDATDNTENLQRVLNEGPGMLFFPAGTYRTGTVEVPANRTLIFDPEAVVQPVADKVKDKNLFVVTGNDVQFRGLHYDFADGGKDVNETAVWNLVYADGVSNLVVSEADVGNTDERGLVPLKERKRRGRLLNRDGSDPAKKYNHNGYYNSQVLLWVVNCRDVVLENSKGFRLHAMLHATSSANVTARGNHMVSGNYMTKFLEGSENLRHHDNWSRDVKYQVCWFGGSPDPSRKPYLPRGSSTVAKREVKPGESGYNPHTSGAFDVLVQNNYAEYGNTLAWGNKGRQVVIDSNIARFISDYAYGSEGGENLVFSNNISINSTAGGIVSMYWGEKLLITGNLIMVRHEPWEEEWSWWDSPAKYLGPFVRLHHGPSNEGDMYGSGTVMITGNLFSNELSTRTTDISIQAGRDVTVSGNKFINGRVNKFGPGKVTVMDNEFVSRLEYDPLSVNIMPRGSDMVIVKGNIFRQEAPIMPTDEQLASSEASKVPYFLFTDDDPNAEAEEGAVTGDMPAISIEANGPFFGLVEDNAIYGWIDAISGQIRSNVAGASILVLKNTTDGIITVDSSNPKSTALVENNTEIPAGLMPQ